From Onychostoma macrolepis isolate SWU-2019 chromosome 19, ASM1243209v1, whole genome shotgun sequence, a single genomic window includes:
- the lipea gene encoding lipase, hormone-sensitive a yields the protein MDHKDVFAALQMVCSDVILALNGSRSNSSNADATDRLLGVMRQIQEHGRAVEPLITGFTAIYHHFDLDAQTPGNGYRTLVKVVYSCITHILQKACYIASNCSGAFFRMDHNMAEMEAYCSALCQLRALLYLAQILLNDNARGQLYSQEEGGLSERFVQEYISMHKACFYGRCLGFQFSPSLRPFLQTVVISMVSFGENYKKQQTGLGIAALSFFTSGKYVVDPELRGTEFERITQNLDMQFWKTFWNLTETELLSSLTRIASTVVQLNVILTIPAVSLSLPLASDPSLSVSVNPPVAHWGPGPVKVRLISHTLRKGQDSAELLTLSRPEGPQLSLPGGFSRQTAPLSPCLLIHFHGGGFVAQTSKSHENYLKSWSKDLNVPILSVDYSLAPEAPFPRALEECFYAYCWALKNCHLLGSTAERVCLVGDSAGGNLCITVSMRAMSHGVRVPDGIVAAYPATLLTTDASPSRLLTLIDPLLPLSVLYKCIDAYAGSSCQSVQPAQQIDTLAALGQDTVKLLSNFAQGATNWFQTLLEPKSAAAASSSTIPSNGPSPSKSHSVEKPQEVQDYPENFEPLRSRSLVDIYTPCTPIMKNPFVSPLLAPDSLLKGLPPVYIVASALDALLDDSVMFAKKLRNMNQPVTLTVVEDLPHGFLSLFQLSKETQEASDICVKRIREVFQLEELPADQRQPGLS from the exons ATGGATCATAAGGATGTATTTGCAGCATTGCAGATGGTATGTTCGGATGTCATCTTGGCTCTTAATGGATCCCGCAGCAATTCTTCAAATGCCGACGCCACTGATCGTCTGTTGGGGGTCATGAGGCAGATTCAGGAACATGGTCGTGCTGTTGAACCCTTGATCACTGGCTTTACTGCTATCTATCACCATTTTGATTTGGATGCACAGACTCCCGGCAACGGATATCGGACCTTAGTCAAG GTGGTCTATTCCTGCATCACTCACATCCTTCAGAAGGCCTGTTATATCGCATCGAACTGCAGTGGAGCATTTTTTAGGATGGACCATAATATGGCGGAAATGGAAGCATACTGTAGTGCCCTTTGCCAGCTGCGGGCATTGCTTTATCTGGCACAGATATTACTCAATGACAATGCCCGTGGTCAGCTCTATTCACAGGAGGAAGGGGGTTTAAGTGAGCGGTTTGTGCAAGAGTACATCTCCATGCACAAAGCTTGTTTTTATGGTCGCTGCTTGGGCTTCCAG TTTTCCCCCTCTCTCAGGCCTTTTCTACAGACAGTGGTCATCAGTATGGTGTCCTTTGGTGAAAACTACAAGAAACAGCAGACTGGTTTAG GCATTGctgctctttctttcttcacATCGGGCAAATACGTGGTAGATCCTGAGTTGAGGGGGACAGAGTTTGAGCGCATCACTCAAAATCTAGATATGCAGTTTTGGAAAACCTTTTGGAATCTTACTGAGACTGAGCTATTGTCA AGTTTGACAAGGATTGCTTCCACTGTGGTGCAGTTGAATGTAATATTAACCATACCAGCTGTAAGTCTGAGTTTGCCACTGGCCTCTGACCCCAGTCTCTCAGTCTCTGTGAATCCTCCAGTTGCACACTGGGGCCCTGGGCCAGTCAAAGTGCGCTtgatctcacacacactccGAAAAGGACAG GACAGTGCAGAACTGTTGACCCTTTCTCGTCCCGAGGGGCCTCAGCTCTCTCTGCCAGGGGGTTTCAGTCGTCAGACAGCTCCTCTTTCTCCATGCCTGCTCATACACTTCCACGGTGGAGGCTTTGTTGCACAAACTTCAAAATCACATGAG AATTACTTGAAGAGCTGGTCAAAGGATCTGAATGTGCCTATTCTCTCTGTGGATTACTCTTTGGCTCCAGAGGCCCCGTTCCCCCGGGCTCTAGAAGAGTGTTTCTACGCCTACTGTTGGGCCTTAAAGAATTGCCACTTGCTGG GCTCGACTGCAGAACGTGTTTGTTTGGTGGGAGACAGTGCAGGCGGTAACTTGTGCATAACCGTTTCTATGAGGGCAATGTCTCACGGTGTACGTGTTCCTGATGGGATTGTGGCAGCCTACCCAGCAACTCTGCTAACAACAGACGCTTCACCATCCAGACTGCTCACTTTAATCGACCCTCTGCTGCCTTTGAGTGTGCTCTACAAGTGTATTGATGCCTATGCTG gTTCGAGTTGTCAGTCAGTGCAGCCAGCTCAGCAGATAGACACCTTGGCTGCTTTGGGACAGGACACAGTAAAATTGTTGTCTAACTTCGCCCAAGGAGCGACAAATTGGTTTCAGACTTTATTAGAACCAaaatcagcagcagcagcatcctCTTCAACCATACCATCAAACGGTCCTTCACCTTCCAAGTCACATTCTGTAGAGAAACCACAGGAAGTCCAAGACTACCCAGAAAACTTTGAGCCACTCCGGTCTAGGAGTCTGGTGGATATATACACACCTTGCACACCAATAATGAAGAACCCATTTGTTTCTCCTCTACTTGCTCCGGACAGTCTTCTCAAGGGGCTTCCACCAGTATATATAGTG GCCTCTGCTTTGGATGCCCTGTTAGATGATTCAGTGATGTTTGCCAAAAAGCTTAGGAATATGAACCAGCCTGTGACACTCACTGTGGTTGAAGACCTTCCTCATGGCTTCCTGAGCCTATTTCAGCTCTCCAAAGAAACCCAGGAAGCATCTGATATATGTGTGAAACGAATCAGAGAAGTCTTCCAGCTGGAGGAACTACCTGCTGATCAGAGGCAGCCAGGGCTCAGTTAG